Proteins from a single region of Brassica napus cultivar Da-Ae unplaced genomic scaffold, Da-Ae ScsIHWf_883;HRSCAF=1252, whole genome shotgun sequence:
- the BNAA05G22790D gene encoding uncharacterized protein BNAA05G22790D, with protein MTSRLPFFIFVFLYTITTLTSKASGATSCRTSCGSIQINYPFGIDKGCGSPQFQGMLNCTSTDLDFFTPSGAYRVRSIDYDENTMVVFDPFMSTCSILQPHHDFKLSDIQNAIIRPSYDTVFALFNCSSDSPVQNRYKSLCFEAAGHSCDELYSACTSFGIFNTTSGNSTVRATPYCCFTSYDTVRVMSMSILDCSHYTTVIDDGKMRGVAPVDWSYGIELSYSVPEIGCDLCRKSGGTCGFDADTEIFLCQCSDNTSPRDCGGVSDKGGCNSRSTNYAMLLLGMLVSFICAIS; from the exons ATGACGTCAAGGCTCCCCTTCTTCATCTTTGTCTTCCTCTACACAATAACAACTCTAACATCAAAAGCCTCAGGAGCAACATCTTGCCGAACATCCTGCGGCAGCATCCAAATAAACTACCCGTTCGGCATCGACAAAGGTTGTGGATCTCCACAGTTCCAAGGAATGCTCAACTGCACCTCCACCGATCTGGATTTCTTCACTCCTTCCGGAGCATACAGGGTACGGTCAATCGATTACGACGAGAACACGATGGTTGTCTTCGATCCGTTCATGTCCACTTGCTCCATCCTCCAGCCTCACCACGATTTCAAACTCTCGGATATCCAGAACGCTATTATAAGACCCTCGTACGACACCGTTTTCGCTCTCTTCAACTGCTCCAGTGACTCTCCGGTGCAGAATCGGTACAAGAGTCTCTGCTTCGAAGCCGCCGGCCACTCCTGCGACGAGCTTTATAGCGCATGTACTTCCTTTGGCATCTTCAACACTACTTCTG GTAACAGTACGGTGCGTGCGACGCCGTATTGTTGTTTCACGAGCTACGATACGGTTCGTGTGATGAGTATGAGCATCTTGGACTGTTCACATTACACGACCGTGATTGACGATGGAAAAATGAGAGGCGTGGCGCCTGTGGATTGGTCGTATGGAATCGAGCTTTCGTACTCGGTCCCGGAGATTGGTTGCGACCTTTGCCGGAAGTCAGGCGGCACGTGTGGTTTCGACGCCGACACGGAGATCTTTCTTTGCCAGTGTTCCGACAACACTTCTCCAAGAGATTGTG GTGGTGTGAGTGATAAAGGAGGTTGCAACTCTAGAAGCACTAATTATGCTATGCTTTTGTTGGGGATGCTCGTGTCTTTTATTTGCGCAATCTCATGA
- the LOC106345333 gene encoding uncharacterized protein LOC106345333: MMSRLLFFFVFLYTVTTVTSTTSGATSCRTSCGNIQINYPFGIDKGCGASQFQGMLNCTSTDLDFFTPSGAYRVRSIDYDENTMVVFDPLMSTCSTLQPHHDFKLSDIQNAIIRPSYDTVFALFNCSNDSPVKNRFKSLCFEAAGHSCDDLYSACPSLTIFNTLPGNITASLGNSTVRATPYCCFTSYDTVRVMNMNILDCSHYTTVIDDGKMRGVTPVDWSYGIELSYSVPEIGCDRCQKSGGTCGFDAETNIFLCQCPVSNDVSPRDCGGGVSDKGGCNSSKANYATLLLAMLVSFICAIL, encoded by the exons ATGATGTCGAGGCTCttattcttctttgtcttcctcTACACAGTAACAACTGTGACATCAACAACCTCAGGAGCAACATCTTGCCGAACATCATGCGGCAACATCCAAATAAACTACCCGTTCGGCATCGACAAAGGTTGTGGAGCTTCACAGTTCCAAGGAATGCTCAACTGCACCTCCACTGATCTGGATTTCTTCACTCCTTCCGGAGCATACCGGGTACGGTCAATCGATTACGACGAGAACACGATGGTTGTCTTCGATCCGCTCATGTCCACTTGCTCCACCCTCCAGCCTCACCACGATTTCAAACTCTCGGATATCCAGAACGCTATTATAAGACCCTCGTACGACACCGTTTTCGCTCTCTTCAACTGCTCAAATGACTCTCCGGTTAAGAATCGGTTCAAGAGTCTCTGCTTCGAAGCCGCGGGCCACTCCTGCGACGACCTTTATAGCGCATGTCCTTCCCTTACCATCTTCAATACTCTTCCTG GTAACATTACGGCGTCGCTAGGTAACAGTACGGTGCGTGCGACGCCGTATTGTTGTTTCACGAGCTACGATACGGTTCGTGTGATGAATATGAACATCTTGGACTGTTCACATTACACGACGGTGATTGACGATGGAAAAATGAGAGGCGTGACGCCTGTGGATTGGTCGTATGGAATCGAGCTTTCGTACTCGGTGCCGGAGATTGGTTGCGACCGTTGCCAGAAGTCAGGCGGCACGTGTGGTTTCGACGCCGAGACGAATATCTTTCTTTGCCAGTGTCCCGTTTCCAACGACGTTTCTCCAAGAGACTGTG GTGGAGGTGTGAGTGATAAAGGAGGCTGCAACTCTTCAAAAGCTAATTATGCTACTCTTCTCTTGGCGATGCTCGTGTCATTTATTTGTGCGATCTTATGA
- the LOC125606422 gene encoding uncharacterized protein LOC125606422: protein MSEWEIVTFNVKYGGYWVKNLAGDVGYIGGEVKTLEGKPEDLYVMLGTEFRHGLYGQSLWYKLPFEDHKDRKILGNEDPSFRRMCAAGRWTGVVNVFLVNTIEHPRDEEQEVAFDEDIRVERNVAGFVDEEEDFDYHNTPPNSDGEEEEEESFVRFRRGSGHLELRQLFDTVEEFKDALVEYALKEGRNIKLNKWEKLKSSAVCATEGGCPWRIYCSYEERLGKWMVKTYFEEHSCQKDGHSRILKAPVITKLFLDDIRTDPDMKPMAIQRQIEQRFNLITTIDKCKKAKAKAIDIINRDYEEQFSRLKDYRLAILESNPGSTVELDTVINDEGSEVFQRFYVCFATIRTLWSMWCRPIFGLDGCFMKSTLKGQLLAAVGRDANNGMYPIAWAVVDVENEDNWIWFISKLQQDFNLQAGQGYTVISDRQKGLLNAVERILPHVEHRMCARHIYGNLKKAFPSQHEMKNLFWAVAESCTTRQYEASLEAVQRYDMRLFAAIMEKNPKNCSLAFCSPKSSCVDVHNNISESFNNAIDPARYMPMVEMLETIRRSSMIRIDLRNKIAANTTSRYPSRVMEVIKYEQEKLKFCKIIPGGDGRWEVRESSVSHSVNLRLRTCACRRWDLSGIPCRHALRIIAEKKLNYEDYISAWFLNSRQQQIYSDSIRPVNGMCFWNKNGHLVIPPPSLVDQTESRKGRKPKPKRKKGKNESPTKKRKVSREKRTMHCGRCGVAGHNVTKCSNIGVPMHRPPRKRATRTSEDAQDTRNLDFGEGPSQATQD, encoded by the exons ATGAG TGAGTGGGAGATTGTCACATTCAATGTGAAATATGGTGGGTACTGGGTTAAGAATCTGGCAGGAGATGTTGGTTATATTGGTGGCGAGGTTAAAACTCTCGAAGGAAAACCAGAGGATCTTTATGTTATGCTTGGAACTGAGTTTAGGCATGGATTGTATGGACAAAGTTTATGGTATAAGCTACCATTTGAAGATCATAAAGATCGAAAGATACTGGGTAATGAGGATCCTAGTTTTAGAAGGATGTGTGCTGCAGGCAGATGGACAGGCGTTGTGAATGTGTTTCTAGTGAACACAATAGAGCATCCGCGTGATGAGGAGCAAGAAGTTGCATTTGATGAAGATATTCGGGTTGAAAGGAATGTGGCTGGTTttgttgatgaagaagaagattttgaCTACCATAACACGCCACCGAACtctgatggtgaagaagaagaagaggagagctTTGTGAGATTCAGAAGAGGTAGCGGTCATCTGGAGCTAAGACAACTTTTTGACACTGTAGAGGAGTTCAAAGATGCATTGGTAGAGTATGCGCTCAAGGAAGGACGGAATATCAAACTTAACAAATGGGAGAAACTCAAGTCTTCAGCTGTGTGTGCGACTGAAGGGGGCTGTCCATGGAGGATATATTGTTCTTATGAAGAGCGACTTGGAAAGTGGATGGTGAAGACATATTTTGAAGAACATAGCTGTCAGAAGGATGGACATAGCAGGATTCTAAAAGCTCCCGTGATCACGAAGCTGTTCTTGGATGATATTAGGACTGATCCAGACATGAAACCAATGGCTATACAACGACAAATTGAGCAGAGGTTCAATTTAATTACAACAATCGACAAGTGTAAAAAGGCCAAGGCAAAAGCCATTGATATAATAAACCGTGACTATGAAGAACAGTTCTCAAGGCTGAAAGATTATCGGTTAGCAATCCTTGA AAGTAACCCTGGATCAACTGTGGAGCTAGACACTGTGATAAATGATGAAGGATCAGAAGTCTTCCAAAGGTTCTACGTGTGTTTTGCTACCATCCGAACCTTATGGTCAATGTGGTGTCGTCCTATCTTCGGACTTGATGGGTGTTTTATGAAATCCACACTGAAAGGACAGTTGTTGGCTGCGGTGGGAAGAGACGCCAATAATGGTATGTATCCTATTGCTTGGGCTGTTGTTGATGTGGAGAATGAGGACAACTGGATATGGTTTATATCAAAGCTGCAACAAGATTTTAATCTACAAGCGGGCCAAGGTTATACTGTCATATCTGATAGACAAAAG GGGTTGTTGAATGCGGTTGAAAGGATATTACCTCATGTAGAACATAGGATGTGCGCGCGCCATATATATGGAAACTTGAAGAAGGCCTTTCCAAGTCAACATGAGATGAAGAATCTGTTTTGGGCAGTAGCTGAGAGCTGCACTACTCGCCAGTATGAAGCTAGTCTTGAAGCTGTTCAACGCTATGATATGCGTCTATTCGCGGCCATCATGGAAAAAAATCCGAAGAACTGTAGCCTTGCCTTCTGCTCTCCAAAATCATCATGTGTGGATGTGCACAACAATATATCTGAGTCATTCAACAACGCTATTGATCCAGCAAGATATATGCCTATGGTGGAGATGTTGGAGACTATAAGAAGATCATCAATGATACGCATTGACCTGAGAAATAAGATAGCAGCAAATACTACAAGTCGTTATCCTTCTCGAGTAATGGAGGTAATCAAGTATGAGCAGGAGAAACTAAAGTTCTGTAAGATTATTCCAGGTGGTGATGGGCGATGGGAGGTCCGTGAGTCTAGTGTGTCACATAGTGTCAATCTGAGGTTAAGGACTTGCGCATGTCGCAGATGGGATTTGAGTGGAATACCTTGCCGCCATGCCTTACGCATCATCGCAGAGAAGAAGCTCAACTACGAAGACTACATCTCAGCTTGGTTCCTCAACTCTAGGCAACAACAGATTTATAGTGACTCAATAAGACCGGTTAATGGCATGTGTTTCTGGAACAAAAATGGTCATTTGGTTATTCCACCCCCAAGCTTGGTGGATCAAACTGAGAGCAGAAAGGGGAGAAAGCCAAAACCAAAGAGGAAGAAGGGAAAGAATGAATCACCAACTAAGAAAAGGAAGGttagtagagagaaaaggaCTATGCATTGTGGTAGATGTGGGGTTGCTGGCCACAATGTCACAAAGTGTTCAAACATAGGTGTGCCAATGCATAGGCCACCAAGGAAGAGAGCAACAAGGACAAGCGAAGATGCGCAAGATACAAGAAATTTGGATTTTGGAGAGGGGCCAAGTCAAGCAACA